CCAAGATACTTTACAACCTTCTGTTTTATTGTTTTCTCTATTCTAACATTTCTAACCAGGTATCGATATCCTCTTCCATTTATGATTTTGATTCTTTCAAACATGTGACCGAACGTATATAATTTAGACACTACATAATTGTTACGAAATTTTCAGAATACACTTGGTATAGGACGCAAAAAGAATCAGTAAAATGTAGTGTCAAATTAAATATACTGTTGTCATTTGGAAAATGTACTTAAAGCATTCGCAATTTCATACAGAAGCAGATCAGGTACAACAATGTCTATCTCTTTTTCTTCAAACTGTTTTCTGAGGGAAAGAGCGATATCGTCTCCCTCCTCAACAACAAACCACTTGGCTACGACTGAAGCGTCTAAGACGTACATCTCTCATCTCTCCACTTTCTGATTGTTTCCGTTGCATTCCACTCCCCAGATTTATTTCTCAATTTATCCTGAGCTTGCAAGGCTTTCTTTATCTTGCTTTTATCCTCTATTTGGGTGGAGAAGAGGATTCTCAATCTTTTTTGAATGATGGAGATATCTTGCATGTTTTTAATTTCCATGGATGGTAATTTTACTTTAATTTAAATACCTTGTGAATGCAACTGGCTACATCCTCAAAGTAGAAACTGACTGGACGTAGTGTTCTGTTCTTGTAGCGGTTCACCAGCTTTGATACCCCCTTTAAAGTATATCACAAGTTATAGCGGCTTATGGCATTCGGAATAACCTTGGCAGGATATGTTTTATTTTTTTTCAAATTTCTCCACCCAAAAATTAATTACTGAA
This is a stretch of genomic DNA from Candidatus Thermoplasmatota archaeon. It encodes these proteins:
- a CDS encoding type II toxin-antitoxin system VapC family toxin; translation: MYVLDASVVAKWFVVEEGDDIALSLRKQFEEKEIDIVVPDLLLYEIANALSTFSK